The Punica granatum isolate Tunisia-2019 chromosome 4, ASM765513v2, whole genome shotgun sequence genome has a window encoding:
- the LOC116205179 gene encoding homeobox-leucine zipper protein ATHB-12-like isoform X2, whose protein sequence is MLPRKHQAFTATSLNIKTTSSSSSNLLMHQVQNKRNTDKTKRRFREDQVKSLEGTFESESRPDSCLKHQLADRLELEPRQVAIWFQNKRARLKNKQIEWEYSRLKTKYDDLTSSFESLKREHELLLVQKLKSNHRKAKGSAHTQAEDHAKESQTKPGYVAGCRHNARTVQSGDDCGIAETVPEKFTLEHVEEMGQDSFPSSGSWYDPGYFLDESSYGPKWWELWS, encoded by the exons ATGTTACCTAGGAAACACCAAGCTTTTACAGCAACCTCACTGAACATAAAGACCACATCTTCAAGCTCATCAAATCTTCTCATGCACCAAGTCCAGAATAAGAGGAACACGGACAAGACCAAGAGGAGGTTCCGTGAGGACCAGGTCAAGTCCCTGGAGGGCACCTTCGAGTCAGAATCGAGGCCCGACTCTTGCCTCAAGCACCAGCTCGCCGACAGGCTCGAGCTGGAGCCTCGGCAGGTCGCCATATGGTTTCAGAACAAGAGGGCCCGGTTGAAGAACAAGCAGATCGAGTGGGAGTACAGCAGGCTCAAGACCAAGTACGACGACCTCACCTCGAGCTTCGAGTCCCTCAAACGCGAGCACGAGCTGTTGCTTGTTCAG AAACTGAAGAGCAATCATAGAAAGGCAAAAGGAAGCGCGCATACGCAAGCGGAGGATCATGCCAAGGAAAGCCAAACGAAGCCCGGGTATGTCGCTGGGTGTCGACATAATGCTCGGACAGTTCAAAGTGGTGATGATTGCGGAATTGCAGAGACAGTGCCAGAGAAGTTTACATTGGAACATGTAGAGGAAATGGGGCAAGACTCGTTTCCGTCGTCAGGAAGCTGGTATGACCCTGGTTATTTCCTGGATGAATCGAGTTATGGCCCAAAATGGTGGGAATTGTGGTCCTAA
- the LOC116205179 gene encoding homeobox-leucine zipper protein ATHB-12-like isoform X1 translates to MLPRKHQAFTATSLNIKTTSSSSSNLLMHQVQNKRNTDKTKRRFREDQVKSLEGTFESESRPDSCLKHQLADRLELEPRQVAIWFQNKRARLKNKQIEWEYSRLKTKYDDLTSSFESLKREHELLLVQLQKLKSNHRKAKGSAHTQAEDHAKESQTKPGYVAGCRHNARTVQSGDDCGIAETVPEKFTLEHVEEMGQDSFPSSGSWYDPGYFLDESSYGPKWWELWS, encoded by the exons ATGTTACCTAGGAAACACCAAGCTTTTACAGCAACCTCACTGAACATAAAGACCACATCTTCAAGCTCATCAAATCTTCTCATGCACCAAGTCCAGAATAAGAGGAACACGGACAAGACCAAGAGGAGGTTCCGTGAGGACCAGGTCAAGTCCCTGGAGGGCACCTTCGAGTCAGAATCGAGGCCCGACTCTTGCCTCAAGCACCAGCTCGCCGACAGGCTCGAGCTGGAGCCTCGGCAGGTCGCCATATGGTTTCAGAACAAGAGGGCCCGGTTGAAGAACAAGCAGATCGAGTGGGAGTACAGCAGGCTCAAGACCAAGTACGACGACCTCACCTCGAGCTTCGAGTCCCTCAAACGCGAGCACGAGCTGTTGCTTGTTCAG CTGCAGAAACTGAAGAGCAATCATAGAAAGGCAAAAGGAAGCGCGCATACGCAAGCGGAGGATCATGCCAAGGAAAGCCAAACGAAGCCCGGGTATGTCGCTGGGTGTCGACATAATGCTCGGACAGTTCAAAGTGGTGATGATTGCGGAATTGCAGAGACAGTGCCAGAGAAGTTTACATTGGAACATGTAGAGGAAATGGGGCAAGACTCGTTTCCGTCGTCAGGAAGCTGGTATGACCCTGGTTATTTCCTGGATGAATCGAGTTATGGCCCAAAATGGTGGGAATTGTGGTCCTAA
- the LOC116205178 gene encoding embryogenesis-associated protein EMB8 isoform X1: protein MLRSSFLGPPPPPSCLFRRVSPEPASAIRLRVSAAHAEASPSYVAAMSRPHPSLEVVGGARQELFLPVLEALGRPYSPFPLIGWNRHLETIFASFFRSLPDVRLRRRCLRTPDGGSVALDWVSGDDRRLPPNSPVLILLPGLTGGSEDTYVRHMLLKARSKGFRVVVFNSRGCANSPVTTPQFYSASFTGDLQEVVAHVGSLYPKSNLYAVGWSLGANILVRYLGQESHTCPLSGAVSLCNPFNLVLADEDFRKGFNNVYDKALARALRNIIKKHLLLFEDMEGEYNIPLSTSAKTVKEFDEGLTRVSFGFKSADEYYANSSSSDSIKYVHTPLLCIQADNDPIAPARGIPREDIKENPNCLLIVTPKGGHLGWVAGAEAPIGAPWTDPIVMEFLEHLERGGASETHASSIELEASGQSIDNVQCVEV, encoded by the exons ATGCTCAGGAGCTCCTTTCTGGGCCCTCCACCTCCTCCGTCCTGCCTCTTCCGCCGCGTCTCACCGGAGCCCGCCTCGGCCATCCGCCTCCGAGTCTCCGCCGCCCACGCGGAAGCTTCCCCCTCCTACGTCGCCGCTATGTCCCGGCCTCACCCCTCCCTCGAGGTCGTCGGAGGGGCCCGGCAGGAGCTGTTCCTCCCCGTACTGGAGGCCCTGGGGCGGCCCTACTCCCCCTTCCCGCTAATCGGCTGGAACCGCCACCTGGAGACAATCTTCGCCTCCTTCTTCAGGTCCCTCCCCGACGTCAGGCTCCGCCGCCGCTGCCTCCGCACTCCCGACGGCGGCTCCGTCGCCCTCGACTGGGTATCCGGCGACGACCGCCGCCTCCCCCCCAATTCCCCTGTTCTCATTTTACTG CCTGGTCTAACGGGAGGTAGTGAGGATACTTATGTGAGGCACATGCTCCTGAAAGCTCGAAGCAAGGGATTCCGGGTCGTGGTGTTCAATAGTCGGGGCTGCGCAAACAGCCCTGTCACTACTCCGCAG TTTTATTCGGCTTCTTTTACGGGGGATCTTCAAGAAGTAGTTGCTCACGTGGGAAGTCTGTACCCCAAATCCAATTTATATGCTGTCGGGTGGTCTCTTGGGGCGAACATTCTCGTCCGCTACCTGGGTCAG GAATCTCATACTTGTCCTCTTTCGGGAGCTGTGTCATTGTGTAATcctttcaatttagtccttgcAGATGAGGATTTCCGTAAGGGCTTTAACAATGTCTACGACAAAGCTCTAGCTCGTGCTCTCCGCAACATTATCAAGAA GCATCTACTTCTCTTCGAAGACATGGAGGGTGAATACAATATTCCACTATCTACTAGTGCTAAAACTGTAAAAGAGTTTGATGAAGGACTGACCCGAG TTTCTTTTGGTTTCAAGTCGGCAGATGAGTACTACGCTAACTCAAGCAGTTCagatagcataaaatatgtcCATACGCCTTTGCTTTGTATCCAG GCAGACAATGACCCCATTGCACCAGCTAGAGGAATCCCTCGAGAAGACATCAAG GAAAACCCCAACTGTTTGTTAATTGTGACTCCCAAAGGAGGCCATCTTGGGTGGGTTGCAGGTGCTGAGGCTCCTATTGGAGCTCCTTGGACCGACCCCATTGTGATGGAATTCCTCGAGCACTTGGAGAGAGGCGGAGCATCTGAAACCCATGCGTCTTCTATAGAATTGGAAGCGTCCGGACAATCCATTGATAACGTGCAGTGCGTTGAAGTGTAG
- the LOC116205178 gene encoding embryogenesis-associated protein EMB8 isoform X2 has translation MLRSSFLGPPPPPSCLFRRVSPEPASAIRLRVSAAHAEASPSYVAAMSRPHPSLEVVGGARQELFLPVLEALGRPYSPFPLIGWNRHLETIFASFFRSLPDVRLRRRCLRTPDGGSVALDWVSGDDRRLPPNSPVLILLPGLTGGSEDTYVRHMLLKARSKGFRVVVFNSRGCANSPVTTPQFYSASFTGDLQEVVAHVGSLYPKSNLYAVGWSLGANILVRYLGQESHTCPLSGAVSLCNPFNLVLADEDFRKGFNNVYDKALARALRNIIKKHLLLFEDMEGEYNIPLSTSAKTVKEFDEGLTRVSFGFKSADEYYANSSSSDSIKYVHTPLLCIQSLTSGYSN, from the exons ATGCTCAGGAGCTCCTTTCTGGGCCCTCCACCTCCTCCGTCCTGCCTCTTCCGCCGCGTCTCACCGGAGCCCGCCTCGGCCATCCGCCTCCGAGTCTCCGCCGCCCACGCGGAAGCTTCCCCCTCCTACGTCGCCGCTATGTCCCGGCCTCACCCCTCCCTCGAGGTCGTCGGAGGGGCCCGGCAGGAGCTGTTCCTCCCCGTACTGGAGGCCCTGGGGCGGCCCTACTCCCCCTTCCCGCTAATCGGCTGGAACCGCCACCTGGAGACAATCTTCGCCTCCTTCTTCAGGTCCCTCCCCGACGTCAGGCTCCGCCGCCGCTGCCTCCGCACTCCCGACGGCGGCTCCGTCGCCCTCGACTGGGTATCCGGCGACGACCGCCGCCTCCCCCCCAATTCCCCTGTTCTCATTTTACTG CCTGGTCTAACGGGAGGTAGTGAGGATACTTATGTGAGGCACATGCTCCTGAAAGCTCGAAGCAAGGGATTCCGGGTCGTGGTGTTCAATAGTCGGGGCTGCGCAAACAGCCCTGTCACTACTCCGCAG TTTTATTCGGCTTCTTTTACGGGGGATCTTCAAGAAGTAGTTGCTCACGTGGGAAGTCTGTACCCCAAATCCAATTTATATGCTGTCGGGTGGTCTCTTGGGGCGAACATTCTCGTCCGCTACCTGGGTCAG GAATCTCATACTTGTCCTCTTTCGGGAGCTGTGTCATTGTGTAATcctttcaatttagtccttgcAGATGAGGATTTCCGTAAGGGCTTTAACAATGTCTACGACAAAGCTCTAGCTCGTGCTCTCCGCAACATTATCAAGAA GCATCTACTTCTCTTCGAAGACATGGAGGGTGAATACAATATTCCACTATCTACTAGTGCTAAAACTGTAAAAGAGTTTGATGAAGGACTGACCCGAG TTTCTTTTGGTTTCAAGTCGGCAGATGAGTACTACGCTAACTCAAGCAGTTCagatagcataaaatatgtcCATACGCCTTTGCTTTGTATCCAG TCTCTTACCAGTGGCTACTCTAATTAG
- the LOC116205831 gene encoding receptor-like protein EIX2, which yields MGRNSTLFCREEERDALIKILQSLSDPLGLLLSWKGKDCCKWQGISCNAATRHVVRLELLPRLENRSDGSIPVPDHPFYAVRLSSYLLNLKHLNHLDLTGINVDENCAIPDFIGSMKQIRYLNLSNMGFHGTVPSHLGNLTNLEVLDLRNSPQSCPTFFNYVSSGDDLQWVSRLVALKHLDISGVDLSKVHNLMQVLSMLPSLSRLSLSCCRLDNFHLSPGRGLNSSFLSNLRYLDLSNNYLDLSSPFQNLTSLNYLDLSYNSFNSLGSHFLSGPNLEHLDISRNQFRGQIPRALQNMTSLTYLDLSNNGFSSVPMWFSGLKCLIHMDISGNPLGQTVGGLSLLLRDKCNLRFLNLDGVLLQGQIIGKSSGFCAPNLESLSAGGNLFEGKLPDQLGNLENLKYLTLSRNFFNGSIPDSWGKLRSLLKLDLSSNFLYGAIPWWLGQLQSLQSLDVRDNDFSGTISESLGQLSDLQYLDFSGNSLEGSVSEVHLANLSRLESLDLSNNHLTVKIKSDWVLPFHLTYIAMRSCKFDTRLPQWLRTQKNAGEIILSNASISGELPEWLGNWIVFILDLSHNQITGPLSKLSRFIGYSLDLSHNQISGQIPATFGNISVQSSLFLNDNLITGPIPASLCEYEGLELDLSGNKLSGNIPDCWNKSSAPLHMNKINLSSNNLSGLISSSMGKLSSLLSLHLNDNNLRGELPTALRFLTNLVFLDLGENNLSGYLPSWIAEDLQSLKVLKLRNNHFNGSIPLKFCSLSQLKWLDLASNRLSGTIPTCFGYLRGMTWVSYTHPGNSSAIAETPTVVDKAPTAGIMKGNELEYITTDIQSVSAMDLSGNNLEGSIPKELASLMGLRSLNLSHNLLSGNIPQNIGDLKVVESLDVSNNRLSGHIPLSISNLTFLARLDFSNNNFSGRPPKGNQLDTLYTDNPFMYAGNPQLCGDPLPNRCPGDKVPEPPNTPGEGEEGKESDSSERIVFYGVVATGFATGFWGVIGILIFKKNWRVTFFRFVEKRMDGAYVAIMVKVAKLKRRMRRT from the exons ATGGGGAG AAACTCGACCTTGTTTtgcagagaagaagaaagggacGCTCTGATCAAAATCCTACAAAGTCTTTCAGACCCGCTTGGGTTGCTCTTGTCGTGGAAGGGGAAAGATTGCTGTAAGTGGCAAGGAATCAGCTGCAACGCAGCCACCAGACACGTGGTCCGGCTTGAACTACTCCCTCGCTTGGAAAACCGGTCGGATGGCTCTATTCCTGTGCCTGACCATCCGTTCTACGCGGTTAGGTTGAGCAGCTACCTCCTCaacttgaaacacttgaaccACCTCGATCTTACTGGGATCAATGTAGATGAGAATTGCGCCATCCCTGATTTCATCGGTTCGATGAAACAGATAAGGTACCTCAACCTTTCCAACATGGGTTTTCACGGAACTGTTCCTTCCCATTTGGGTAACCTCACGAATTTGGAAGTCCTTGATCTTCGGAATTCTCCACAAAGTTGTCCGACGTTCTTTAATTATGTATCTAGCGGGGATGATCTTCAATGGGTTTCCCGTCTCGTGGCATTGAAGCACCTCGATATAAGTGGAGTAGATCTTTCAAAAGTGCACAATCTGATGCAAGTACTCAGCATGCTTCCTTCTTTGTCACGTTTATCTCTGTCGTGCTGCAGGCTCGATAATTTTCATCTATCTCCTGGTCGAGGTCTCAATTCTAGTTTTCTCTCAAATCTTCGCTACCTAGATCTTTCCAACAATTACCTTGATCTATCCAGCCCATTCCAAAACTTGACTTCTCTCAATTACCTTGATCTTTCGTACAATTCTTTCAactctcttggaagccacttCCTGTCTGGTCCCAATCTTGAACACCTAGATATCTCGAGAAACCAATTTCGAGGTCAAATACCCAGGGCTCTCCAGAATATGACTTCCCTCACTTACCTCGATCTGTCAAACAATGGTTTCTCTTCGGTTCCGATGTGGTTCAGCGGCTTGAAATGCCTCATCCATATGGATATATCCGGGAACCCGTTGGGGCAGACCGTGGGAGGATTGTCACTTTTATTGAGAGATAAATGCAACCTGAGGTTTCTCAATTTGGATGGCGTTCTCTTGCAAGGACAAATTATTGGGAAGTCTAGCGGGTTCTGTGCACCGAACCTTGAGTCATTAAGTGCAGGTGGCAACTTGTTCGAAGGAAAATTGCCTGACCAGTTAGGAAATCTGGAAAATCTGAAATATTTGACGCTGTCCAGGAATTTCTTCAATGGTTCCATTCCAGATAGTTGGGGAAAACTTCGTAGCTTGTTAAAATTGGATCTTTCTTCCAACTTCTTGTATGGGGCCATCCCGTGGTGGTTGGGCCAATTACAGTCCCTACAGTCATTGGATGTTCGGGATAATGATTTTAGCGGCACAATCTCGGAGAGTCTTGGACAACTTTCAGACCTTCAATATTTAGATTTCTCGGGTAATTCATTGGAAGGCTCGGTTTCTGAAGTTCATTTGGCGAATCTTTCAAGGTTGGAATCTCTAGACCTTAGCAACAACCATTTGACTGTGAAGATCAAGTCTGACTGGGTACTTCCATTCCACCTCACATACATAGCCATGCGATCTTGCAAATTTGATACCCGACTTCCGCAATGGTTACGGACTCAAAAGAATGCCGGTGAAATAATTCTCTCAAATGCATCCATTTCAGGCGAATTACCAGAATGGCTTGGTAATTGGATTGTGTTCATTCTAGATCTGTCGCACAACCAAATCACGGGACCATTATCAAAATTGTCCAGATTCATCGGATATTCATTAGATCTATCACATAACCAAATTTCAGGTCAGATTCCAGCTACTTTTGGAAACATCTCTGTGCAGTCATCTTTGTTTCTCAATGATAACCTCATAACTGGTCCAATACCGGCGTCATTATGTGAGTACGAAGGTTTAGAATTAGATCTTTCGGGAAACAAACTGTCTGGCAATATTCCTGACTGTTGGAACAAGTCTAGTGCACCCTTACACatgaacaaaataaatttGTCATCCAACAACTTGTCAGGCCTTATTTCAAGTTCAATGGGGAAACTCTCCTCGCTTTTATCCCTGCACTTGAACGACAACAATCTCCGCGGAGAGCTTCCAACAGCCTTGAGGTTTCTCACTAATTTGGTATTTTTAGATCTAGGGGAGAACAATCTCTCTGGATATCTACCTTCGTGGATCGCGGAGGACCTTCAGTCACTGAAAGTTCTGAAATTGCGGAATAATCATTTCAACGGCAGCATTCCGTTGAAGTTCTGCTCACTCTCTCAGTTGAAGTGGCTGGATCTGGCGTCAAACCGTTTGTCAGGAACTATTCCTACTTGTTTTGGCTACTTACGGGGCATGACTTGGGTATCCTACACCCACCCAGGTAACTCCTCTGCCATTGCTGAGACTCCAACGGTCGTGGATAAAGCTCCAACAGCAGGGATCATGAAGGGAAATGAACTCGAATATATCACCACGGACATACAATCCGTTTCAGCTATGGACCTCTCAGGAAATAACTTGGAGGGATCGATCCCGAAGGAACTGGCATCTCTCATGGGACTGCGCAGTTTGAACCTTTCGCATAACCTTCTCTCAGGGAACATCCCGCAGAACATTGGGGACTTGAAGGTGGTGGAGTCTCTCGATGTCTCAAACAACCGTCTCTCGGGGCACATTCCCTTGAGCATTTCCAATTTAACGTTCCTGGCCCGCCTTGATTTTTCAAACAACAACTTTAGTGGGAGACCTCCTAAAGGCAATCAACTGGATACGCTTTATACAGATAATCCTTTCATGTATGCTGGCAATCCCCAGCTCTGCGGGGATCCACTGCCAAACAGATGCCCAGGTGACAAAGTGCCAGAACCTCCAAATACTCCGGGTGAAGGAGAAGAGGGGAAAGAATCAGATTCTTCGGAGAGGATAGTCTTTTATGGAGTAGTAGCAACTGGGTTTGCTACTGGGTTTTGGGGAGTAATTGGAATTCTAATATTCAAGAAGAATTGGAGAGTCACCTTCTTTAGGTTTGTTGAGAAGCGCATGGATGGGGCTTATGTGGCTATCATGGTGAAGGTTGCCAAGTTAAAGAGAAGAATGAGAAGAACTTGA